From Rubrivirga sp. SAORIC476, a single genomic window includes:
- a CDS encoding cation:proton antiporter: MPFILAAGAVPPFLVEVVAIVLAAAVVAYISQRVGLVPIVGFLLAGVLIGPSGLGLVTDPELIDAAAEIGVLLLLFTIGIEFSLDKLQKIQRLIFVGGGIQVGLTTALVAGACLAFGVGWRPAVFTGFLVALSSTAIVTKLLGDRGETNTEVGQGAVGLLIFQDLVVILMVLLVPALGGGDVSGGELAWALTKAALIIVFVLVVARRVLPPVLEHVAQTCSPELFLLTIIAICFGTAYAVGLAGVSISLGAFLAGLVVSQSRFSEHALSEILPLQILFSATFFVSVGLLLDLGFVWDNLGLVVLALVTVTLLKFGTTFVAVRAVGRATPAAAATGLWLAQVGEFSFVLERSGREAGLAPLGMDDVGAPLFIAATVVSMALTPVAAPYAGRLAQKLRGLSDAKEPDAPAVEPEHFADLENHTIVAGYGDAAKKLVHVLEGSGVPFVVVTLSPLGAREAEADGLRVLRGDYAKQHILNAVGLDRAKLLVVPDDNPQMAHRVVSVARALAPTARIVATAPTPADAEELVHAGADRVIAVELEAVIGLFDDILRHYRVDAEDILRHEETLRHGTYEAFDQEVMDTPAVRCELDGDCFSTRTVTIREGTRAAGQSLAALQLDERLVHAIEVTRDGAVTSEPSGAFVLQPGDEVLFGGTPQSFIDAADLFRTSDAGTPSLPALPAMPTQRADWIDTSQTVHLTPDPKADCSHGDHVHDVRPGTQGCAECLEKGDRWVHLRVCMECGHVGCCDSSPGKHATAHYHATGHPVVRSIEPGESWGWCYEDEVML; the protein is encoded by the coding sequence ATGCCGTTCATCCTCGCCGCCGGTGCCGTCCCCCCGTTCCTCGTCGAGGTCGTCGCCATCGTGCTGGCGGCGGCGGTCGTGGCGTACATCAGTCAGCGGGTCGGGCTGGTGCCCATCGTGGGCTTCCTTCTGGCGGGCGTGCTGATCGGGCCGAGCGGGCTGGGCCTCGTCACCGACCCCGAGTTGATCGACGCGGCGGCCGAGATCGGGGTGCTGCTGCTGCTGTTCACCATCGGCATCGAGTTCTCGCTCGACAAGCTCCAGAAGATCCAGCGGCTCATCTTCGTCGGGGGTGGCATCCAGGTGGGGCTGACGACGGCGCTGGTGGCCGGCGCGTGCCTCGCGTTCGGCGTCGGCTGGCGCCCGGCGGTGTTCACCGGCTTCCTCGTCGCGCTCTCGTCGACGGCCATCGTGACGAAGCTGCTCGGCGACCGGGGCGAGACGAACACCGAGGTGGGCCAGGGCGCGGTCGGGCTGCTCATCTTCCAGGACCTCGTCGTCATCCTGATGGTGCTGCTGGTGCCCGCGCTCGGCGGCGGAGACGTGTCGGGCGGCGAGCTGGCGTGGGCGCTCACGAAGGCCGCGCTGATCATCGTGTTCGTGCTGGTGGTCGCGCGGCGCGTGCTGCCGCCCGTCCTCGAGCACGTGGCGCAGACCTGCTCGCCCGAGCTGTTCCTGCTGACCATCATCGCGATCTGCTTCGGGACGGCCTACGCGGTCGGCCTGGCGGGCGTGTCGATCTCGCTGGGCGCGTTCCTGGCCGGGCTGGTCGTGAGCCAGAGCCGGTTCTCGGAGCACGCGCTGTCCGAGATCCTGCCGCTCCAGATCCTGTTCTCGGCGACGTTCTTCGTGTCGGTCGGCCTCTTGCTCGACCTCGGGTTCGTGTGGGACAACCTCGGGCTGGTGGTCCTCGCGCTGGTCACCGTGACGCTGCTGAAGTTCGGGACCACGTTCGTGGCCGTCCGCGCGGTGGGCCGGGCGACGCCCGCGGCGGCGGCGACGGGGTTGTGGCTGGCGCAGGTGGGCGAGTTCTCGTTCGTGCTCGAACGCTCGGGCCGCGAGGCCGGGCTGGCGCCGCTGGGCATGGACGACGTCGGCGCGCCGCTCTTCATCGCCGCAACGGTCGTGTCGATGGCGCTGACGCCGGTCGCGGCGCCGTACGCGGGCCGGCTGGCGCAGAAGCTCCGGGGGCTGTCGGACGCGAAGGAGCCGGACGCGCCCGCGGTGGAGCCGGAGCACTTCGCGGACCTGGAAAACCACACCATCGTGGCGGGCTACGGCGACGCGGCGAAGAAGCTGGTCCACGTGCTGGAGGGCTCCGGCGTGCCGTTCGTGGTCGTGACGCTGTCGCCGCTCGGCGCGCGAGAGGCCGAGGCGGACGGACTCCGCGTGCTCCGGGGCGATTATGCCAAACAGCACATTCTGAACGCGGTCGGGCTGGACCGCGCCAAGCTGCTCGTCGTGCCGGACGACAACCCGCAGATGGCCCACCGCGTGGTGTCCGTCGCCCGCGCACTCGCGCCGACCGCGCGCATCGTCGCCACTGCGCCCACGCCCGCCGACGCCGAGGAACTGGTCCACGCCGGGGCCGACCGCGTGATCGCGGTCGAACTGGAAGCGGTCATCGGCCTGTTCGACGACATCCTGCGCCACTACCGCGTCGACGCCGAGGACATCCTGCGCCACGAGGAGACGCTCCGCCACGGCACCTACGAGGCCTTCGACCAGGAGGTCATGGACACGCCCGCGGTCCGCTGCGAGCTCGACGGGGACTGCTTCTCGACGCGCACGGTCACCATCCGGGAGGGCACGCGCGCCGCCGGGCAGTCGCTCGCGGCCCTCCAACTCGACGAGCGGCTCGTCCATGCCATCGAGGTCACCCGCGACGGGGCGGTCACGAGCGAGCCCTCGGGCGCCTTCGTCCTCCAGCCCGGCGACGAGGTCCTGTTTGGCGGCACGCCCCAGTCGTTCATCGACGCCGCCGACCTGTTCCGCACGTCCGACGCCGGGACGCCCTCCCTCCCTGCTCTTCCTGCCATGCCCACCCAGCGCGCCGACTGGATCGACACGTCCCAGACCGTCCACCTCACGCCCGACCCCAAGGCCGACTGCTCACATGGCGACCACGTCCACGACGTGAGGCCGGGCACGCAGGGCTGCGCGGAGTGCCTGGAGAAGGGCGACCGATGGGTGCACCTGCGCGTCTGCATGGAGTGCGGGCACGTCGGCTGCTGCGACTCGTCGCCGGGCAAGCACGCGACGGCGCACTACCACGCGACGGGCCACCCGGTCGTGCGGAGCATCGAGCCCGGCGAGTCCTGGGGCTGGTGCTACGAGGACGAAGTGATGCTGTAG
- a CDS encoding alkaline phosphatase, which yields MTVRASLLVAALALLGSGCVPALTAASSTPAGQAAMERAVQTALVRAGLAEAPATGLDGLPLTDAVAERATLVSGPMLADVTHRGAAIWVQVDRDAEVRVEAVGPDSLGAAATVATDARGIATVVLDGLEPGTDYAYTVLVDGVALQPSYPTAFTTQALWQWRTDPPSFTAALGSCFYDNEPAYDRPGNAYGGSTAIFGEIAALRPDLMLWLGDNTYLREVDWWSAGGIDHRFRHSRATPDLQPLLASTAHYATWDDHDFGPNDADRSYVLKGETLDTFSAYWPSATRGMPGVPGVFTHFQWADVEFFLLDDRYHRAPNDAPAAERTILGAEQRQWLLDALTTSRAPFKVIAVGGQFLNPLAVFETFSAVAPAERQTLLNQIAARRIEGVVFLSGDRHHTELMRLERPGHYPLYEFTSSPLTAGASTYALREDSPEYTNPLRVDGTLVAGVHNFGTLTVTGPRTDRTMRMRTFDADGAMLWEHTVRARDLQYPRGE from the coding sequence ATGACCGTCCGCGCCTCTCTCCTCGTCGCCGCCCTCGCCCTGCTGGGCAGCGGATGCGTGCCCGCCCTCACCGCCGCCTCGTCCACGCCTGCCGGGCAGGCGGCGATGGAACGCGCCGTCCAGACCGCCCTCGTGCGGGCCGGGCTCGCCGAGGCCCCCGCGACCGGCCTCGACGGCCTCCCCCTGACCGACGCGGTCGCCGAGCGGGCGACGCTCGTTTCCGGCCCGATGCTGGCGGACGTGACCCACCGCGGCGCCGCCATCTGGGTCCAGGTCGACCGCGACGCCGAGGTCCGCGTCGAGGCGGTCGGCCCCGACTCGCTCGGCGCGGCGGCGACGGTCGCCACCGACGCGCGCGGCATCGCAACGGTGGTTCTCGACGGGCTGGAGCCGGGCACGGACTACGCCTACACGGTCCTCGTCGATGGGGTCGCCCTCCAGCCGTCCTACCCGACCGCGTTCACCACGCAGGCGCTCTGGCAGTGGCGCACCGACCCGCCCAGCTTCACGGCGGCCCTCGGCTCGTGCTTCTACGACAACGAGCCCGCCTACGACCGCCCCGGCAACGCCTACGGCGGCTCGACGGCCATCTTCGGCGAGATCGCGGCCCTCCGCCCGGACCTGATGCTGTGGCTCGGCGACAACACGTACCTCCGCGAGGTGGACTGGTGGAGCGCGGGCGGCATCGACCACCGCTTCCGCCACAGCCGCGCCACGCCGGACCTCCAGCCGCTGCTGGCCTCCACGGCCCACTACGCCACCTGGGACGACCACGACTTCGGCCCCAACGACGCCGACCGGTCGTACGTCCTCAAGGGCGAGACGCTGGACACGTTCTCCGCCTACTGGCCGTCCGCCACGCGTGGGATGCCCGGCGTCCCCGGCGTGTTCACCCACTTCCAATGGGCCGACGTCGAGTTCTTCCTCCTCGACGACCGCTACCACCGCGCGCCCAACGACGCGCCCGCGGCCGAGCGCACCATCCTCGGCGCCGAGCAGCGCCAGTGGCTCCTCGACGCGCTGACCACCAGCCGCGCGCCCTTCAAGGTGATCGCCGTCGGCGGCCAGTTCCTCAACCCGCTCGCCGTGTTCGAGACCTTCTCCGCCGTCGCCCCGGCCGAGCGGCAGACGCTGCTGAACCAGATCGCGGCGCGGCGCATCGAGGGCGTCGTGTTCCTCTCCGGCGACCGCCACCACACCGAGCTGATGCGGCTGGAGCGCCCTGGCCACTACCCGCTCTACGAGTTCACCTCCAGCCCGCTCACGGCCGGCGCCTCGACCTACGCCTTGCGCGAGGACTCGCCCGAGTACACCAACCCGCTCCGCGTGGACGGCACGCTGGTCGCGGGCGTCCACAACTTCGGGACGCTCACGGTGACCGGCCCGCGCACCGACCGCACGATGCGGATGCGGACGTTCGACGCCGACGGCGCGATGCTCTGGGAGCACACCGTCCGCGCCCGCGACCTGCAGTACCCGCGCGGCGAGTAG
- a CDS encoding GIY-YIG nuclease family protein has product MSQRKTYWVYILTNRSGTLYVGVTNDLERRMAEHAASGDERFTGRYTLDRLIYAEPYPDIRDAIAREKQLKGWRRSKKVSLINAVNPTWRDLRDAPG; this is encoded by the coding sequence ATGAGTCAGCGTAAGACCTACTGGGTTTACATCCTCACGAACCGCTCCGGCACGCTGTACGTCGGCGTGACGAACGACTTGGAGCGGCGGATGGCGGAGCACGCGGCCAGCGGCGATGAGCGGTTCACGGGACGCTACACTCTCGATCGACTGATCTACGCCGAGCCGTACCCGGACATCCGCGACGCCATCGCCCGGGAGAAGCAGTTGAAGGGCTGGCGGCGCTCGAAAAAGGTGTCGCTCATCAACGCCGTCAACCCCACGTGGCGCGACCTCCGCGACGCTCCCGGCTGA
- a CDS encoding pentapeptide repeat-containing protein, with product METTEPNDDQPDDVDALRDRVRALEAEIARRDEADAAFQSRKKKAATFAGEVAVRAVAGTDVERRTRSLWDAWRLYGKSPRTEPFPEVETREFAVSLLARLTSVRLWYLLAAAIPSAFIAAQTVLLYQQNARFDRQNNLIAFEQTSSLRSLLFLPPYDSLGRPVADYLTIPDSLLYDDALYRWPQPNTSSVDQILAFARNEPEIAFDALLPLLSDDAPPVAIGALIVLGRLRQLGLSDARIIATGSHLAGADLSDLNLRLASLPRADLRGANLSGADLTGADLNGAFLDRASLEGISLEFTNLRLASLKGVRGDQISFSHADLRQARFDDAELNQALFSEAWLFENSFDGAKLSFANFQGSRLDNSSFRGADFAGANLSGASFLDAHLDDADLTFVQLDSIRGLRQAASIRGAVLSRHGDNGANRLVENSYEILSWAQSQGAEIGRPPGSDSLCCEPTGPPRAPDDFAPPPPPPGWRRNPPSQ from the coding sequence ATGGAGACCACCGAACCCAACGACGACCAGCCTGACGACGTGGACGCGCTTCGAGACCGAGTGCGAGCGCTGGAAGCGGAGATCGCGCGACGCGACGAGGCCGACGCGGCCTTCCAGTCCCGCAAGAAGAAGGCCGCGACATTCGCGGGTGAGGTGGCCGTCCGCGCTGTCGCAGGGACAGACGTTGAGCGCCGGACGCGGAGTCTCTGGGATGCATGGCGCTTGTATGGGAAGAGCCCTCGGACTGAGCCCTTTCCAGAGGTGGAGACGCGTGAGTTCGCCGTATCGCTCCTCGCGCGGCTGACGAGCGTGCGGCTGTGGTACCTGCTGGCTGCGGCGATCCCGTCCGCGTTCATCGCGGCGCAGACGGTTCTGCTTTACCAGCAGAATGCCCGGTTCGACCGGCAGAACAACCTGATCGCCTTCGAGCAGACCTCCTCTCTCCGAAGTCTCCTCTTCCTGCCGCCCTACGACTCTCTTGGACGACCGGTCGCCGACTATCTCACGATCCCGGACTCGCTTCTCTACGACGACGCGCTGTACCGCTGGCCCCAGCCCAACACGTCCAGCGTCGACCAGATCCTCGCCTTTGCCCGGAACGAGCCGGAGATCGCCTTCGATGCGCTCCTTCCGCTCCTGAGTGATGATGCCCCGCCTGTTGCAATCGGGGCGCTGATCGTGCTCGGCCGACTCCGCCAATTGGGCCTGTCGGACGCGAGAATAATCGCCACTGGCAGCCATCTTGCGGGCGCCGACCTCTCCGACCTCAACCTTCGCCTTGCCTCTCTGCCCAGGGCTGACCTGCGTGGAGCGAATCTATCGGGGGCGGACCTGACTGGCGCAGATCTGAACGGCGCTTTCCTCGATCGGGCTTCGCTCGAGGGCATAAGTCTCGAGTTCACCAATCTTCGGCTGGCGAGTCTGAAGGGAGTCCGTGGAGATCAAATCTCTTTTTCCCACGCTGACCTCCGGCAGGCTCGCTTCGATGATGCAGAGCTCAATCAAGCTTTGTTTTCTGAGGCGTGGCTGTTCGAAAACTCGTTTGACGGCGCAAAGTTGAGCTTTGCTAACTTCCAAGGTTCGAGGCTAGATAATTCTAGTTTTCGCGGAGCAGACTTCGCAGGAGCGAACCTGTCGGGAGCAAGCTTTCTCGACGCACACCTTGACGATGCCGACCTGACCTTCGTCCAGCTTGACTCCATCCGCGGACTCCGGCAAGCAGCCTCTATTCGAGGCGCTGTTTTATCTCGGCACGGCGACAACGGCGCCAATCGGCTGGTCGAGAATTCCTATGAGATCCTGAGCTGGGCGCAGTCCCAAGGGGCAGAAATAGGTCGGCCACCAGGATCGGACTCATTGTGTTGCGAGCCCACTGGGCCACCCAGGGCCCCTGATGACTTTGCGCCACCACCACCGCCGCCGGGATGGCGAAGAAACCCTCCGAGCCAATAA
- a CDS encoding alpha/beta hydrolase produces the protein MTGPHDALPPVSFGTPLAEATAAMVLVHGRGDSARGILGLAPEFGRPDLAYLAPQAAGWAWYPNSFLAPLDANEPGLSSGIRAVLRAVAEAEAAGIPRERIVLAGFSQGACLASETAARTGGRWGGVVVLSGGLLGTGEGPPDAPRVRGMGGSYAEKAFDYDTSLDGTPVFVGCSDVDPHIPLSRVETTAAVLARLGGVVDARVYPGMGHTVNRDEIDAVRQMLGRS, from the coding sequence ATGACCGGTCCTCACGACGCCCTGCCCCCCGTTTCCTTCGGCACCCCGCTGGCCGAGGCCACCGCCGCGATGGTGCTGGTCCACGGCCGGGGCGACAGCGCGCGCGGCATCCTGGGGCTGGCGCCCGAGTTCGGACGGCCCGACCTGGCGTACCTCGCGCCCCAGGCGGCAGGCTGGGCGTGGTACCCGAACAGCTTCCTCGCGCCGCTGGACGCCAACGAGCCCGGCCTGTCGAGCGGCATCCGCGCGGTGCTCCGCGCCGTCGCCGAGGCGGAGGCCGCGGGCATCCCGCGCGAGCGGATCGTGCTGGCAGGCTTCAGCCAGGGCGCCTGCCTCGCCTCCGAGACCGCCGCCCGCACCGGCGGACGCTGGGGCGGCGTGGTCGTCCTCTCCGGCGGCCTGCTCGGCACCGGCGAGGGCCCACCCGACGCGCCCCGCGTCCGCGGCATGGGCGGCAGCTACGCCGAGAAGGCGTTCGACTACGACACGTCGCTCGACGGCACGCCCGTGTTCGTGGGCTGCTCGGACGTGGACCCGCACATCCCGCTCTCGCGCGTCGAGACGACCGCCGCCGTCCTCGCCCGCCTCGGCGGCGTCGTGGACGCCCGCGTCTACCCGGGCATGGGCCACACCGTCAACCGCGACGAGATCGACGCGGTGCGCCAGATGCTCGGCCGGTCGTGA
- a CDS encoding vitamin B12-dependent ribonucleotide reductase, whose amino-acid sequence MAKKKAPATSGGLTIDRVFSTEGQHPFDSVSWTTRDAAIKNFSGEAIFEQKGVEFPEAFSPLAVNVVASKYFYGDVETGNGTPAEGQREYSLKQLVHRVTRTITDWGREQNYFATDTDAETFYDDLTWLCTNQFGAFNSPVWFNVGLGQQYGIRDSGGKTISGWDFETQQIVDVDPYERPQASACFIISVEDSVDDIWQLMGESARLFKFGSGVGADWSKLRSSHEKLSGGGIPSGPVSFMKVQDATGGTIKSGGKTRRAAIMQTLKVWHPDILEFVRAKQTEERKAWALIEEGYDGSFNGDAYGSVAFQNVNQSVRLNDAFMEAANKGERFGLTAVTSGEVVDEVDAQDLLLTIAEGTHICGDPGAQYEDTIQRWHTCKNHGPIHSSNPCSEYMFLDDSACNLASLNLMKFKTADGRFDVERYRAASRLFITAQEILVDNAGYPSATIAKNSHTYRPLGLGFANLGALLMSMGLPYDSEEGRAVAAALMAIEHCEAYARSAEIAANPAIGPFDGYADNAEPMLDVMRMHRDAVKEIDASCPAYLTEAAQASADRMVTLGEQYGYRNAQATVLAPTGTIGFMMDCDTTGIEPDLALVKYKLLAGKGDGLMKIVNQTVPEALSRLGYSDAEVAEIIRYIDENDTIEGAPGLKDAHLPVFDCAFKPHNGERYISHMGHIRMMAACQPFISGAISKTVNLPESATIEDIADAYTKSWELGLKAVAIYRENSKRSQPLSTQSGGNTAGKTETAEAELASPSLSGAAGDGASGDGAAHGTPEISERIVETIVEKVVYRPHRERLPDERPSVTHKFSVAGHEGYLHVGLYPEGHRNAGRPGEIFITMAKQGSTIAGLMDSFATAISLAFQYGVPLEDLVSKFGHVRFEPAGFTNNPKIPIAKSITDYIFRYLSLKFLGGGDGAEADLAEEEVSVDPTVAVASEADRHGPAEDQSQADLFATAQAAVDGTQASHLGGSVEAVLEADANGQLGAFQNQDDSPACPNCGGITVRAGSCYSCPNCGSSTGCG is encoded by the coding sequence ATGGCCAAGAAAAAGGCCCCCGCCACGTCCGGCGGGCTCACCATCGACCGTGTCTTCTCCACCGAGGGCCAGCACCCGTTCGACAGCGTCTCCTGGACGACGCGCGACGCCGCCATCAAGAACTTCAGCGGGGAGGCCATCTTCGAGCAGAAGGGCGTCGAGTTCCCGGAGGCGTTCAGCCCGCTCGCCGTCAACGTGGTCGCGAGCAAGTACTTCTACGGCGACGTAGAGACCGGCAACGGCACGCCCGCCGAGGGCCAGCGCGAGTACAGCCTCAAGCAGCTCGTCCACCGCGTCACGCGCACGATCACGGACTGGGGCCGCGAGCAGAACTACTTCGCCACCGACACCGACGCCGAGACGTTCTACGACGACCTGACCTGGCTCTGCACGAACCAGTTCGGCGCGTTCAACTCGCCGGTGTGGTTCAACGTCGGGCTCGGGCAGCAGTACGGCATCCGCGATTCGGGCGGCAAGACGATCTCCGGGTGGGACTTCGAGACGCAGCAGATCGTCGACGTGGATCCGTACGAGCGGCCCCAGGCGTCGGCCTGCTTCATCATCTCGGTGGAGGACTCCGTGGACGACATCTGGCAGCTGATGGGCGAGAGCGCCCGGCTGTTCAAGTTCGGGTCGGGCGTCGGCGCCGACTGGTCGAAGCTGCGCTCGTCGCACGAGAAGCTGTCGGGCGGCGGCATCCCGTCCGGCCCGGTGTCCTTCATGAAGGTGCAGGACGCGACCGGCGGCACCATCAAGTCGGGCGGCAAGACGCGCCGCGCGGCCATCATGCAGACGCTCAAGGTCTGGCACCCGGACATTCTGGAGTTCGTCCGCGCCAAGCAGACGGAGGAGCGCAAGGCGTGGGCGCTCATCGAGGAGGGCTACGACGGCTCGTTCAACGGCGACGCCTACGGCTCGGTCGCCTTCCAGAACGTGAACCAGTCGGTTCGCCTGAACGACGCGTTCATGGAAGCCGCCAACAAGGGCGAGCGGTTCGGCCTGACCGCCGTCACCTCGGGCGAGGTGGTGGACGAGGTCGACGCGCAGGACCTGCTGCTGACCATCGCCGAGGGCACGCACATCTGCGGCGACCCGGGCGCGCAGTACGAGGACACGATCCAGCGCTGGCACACCTGCAAGAACCACGGCCCGATCCACTCCAGCAACCCCTGCTCGGAGTACATGTTCTTGGACGACAGCGCCTGCAACCTGGCGTCTCTGAACCTGATGAAGTTCAAGACGGCGGACGGCCGGTTCGACGTCGAGCGCTACCGCGCGGCCTCGCGGCTGTTCATCACGGCGCAGGAGATCCTGGTCGATAACGCGGGCTACCCGTCGGCGACCATCGCCAAGAACAGCCACACGTACCGCCCGCTGGGCCTCGGCTTCGCCAACCTCGGCGCGCTCCTGATGAGCATGGGCCTGCCCTACGACTCGGAGGAGGGCCGCGCGGTCGCGGCGGCGCTGATGGCCATCGAGCACTGCGAGGCGTACGCCCGCTCCGCCGAGATCGCCGCCAACCCGGCCATCGGCCCGTTCGACGGCTACGCCGACAACGCCGAGCCGATGCTGGACGTGATGCGGATGCACCGCGACGCGGTCAAGGAGATCGACGCGTCCTGCCCCGCCTACCTCACCGAGGCGGCCCAGGCCAGCGCCGACCGCATGGTCACGCTCGGCGAGCAGTACGGCTACCGCAACGCCCAGGCGACGGTGCTCGCGCCGACCGGCACCATCGGCTTCATGATGGACTGCGACACGACGGGCATCGAGCCCGACCTCGCGCTCGTCAAGTACAAGCTGCTCGCGGGCAAGGGCGACGGCCTGATGAAGATCGTCAACCAGACGGTCCCGGAGGCGCTTTCGCGGCTCGGCTACTCGGACGCCGAGGTGGCCGAGATCATCCGCTACATCGACGAGAACGACACCATCGAGGGGGCGCCGGGTCTCAAGGACGCCCACCTGCCGGTGTTCGACTGCGCCTTCAAGCCCCACAACGGCGAGCGCTACATCTCGCACATGGGCCACATCCGGATGATGGCGGCCTGCCAGCCGTTCATCTCGGGCGCGATCTCGAAGACGGTCAACCTGCCGGAGAGCGCGACCATCGAGGACATCGCGGACGCCTACACGAAGAGCTGGGAGCTCGGCCTGAAGGCGGTCGCGATCTACCGTGAGAACTCCAAGCGCAGCCAGCCGCTCTCGACCCAGTCGGGCGGTAACACGGCGGGCAAGACGGAGACGGCGGAGGCCGAGTTGGCTTCGCCGTCCCTGTCAGGGGCCGCCGGCGACGGCGCCTCGGGCGACGGCGCGGCCCACGGGACGCCCGAGATCTCGGAGCGCATCGTCGAGACGATCGTCGAGAAGGTGGTCTACCGCCCGCACCGCGAGCGCTTGCCGGACGAGCGGCCGTCGGTGACGCACAAGTTCTCGGTCGCCGGCCACGAGGGCTACCTCCACGTGGGCCTCTACCCGGAGGGCCACCGCAACGCGGGCCGCCCGGGCGAGATCTTTATCACGATGGCCAAGCAGGGCTCGACCATCGCCGGGCTGATGGACAGCTTCGCGACCGCGATCTCGCTGGCCTTCCAGTACGGCGTGCCGCTGGAGGACCTGGTGAGCAAGTTCGGCCACGTCCGCTTCGAGCCGGCCGGGTTCACCAACAACCCCAAGATCCCGATCGCCAAGTCGATCACGGACTACATCTTCCGCTACCTGTCGCTCAAGTTCCTGGGCGGCGGCGACGGCGCCGAGGCCGACCTGGCCGAGGAGGAGGTGTCGGTGGACCCTACGGTGGCCGTGGCGTCTGAGGCGGACCGCCACGGCCCGGCCGAGGACCAGTCGCAGGCGGACCTCTTCGCGACCGCGCAGGCGGCCGTGGACGGCACGCAGGCCAGCCACCTCGGCGGCTCCGTCGAGGCGGTCCTGGAGGCCGACGCGAACGGCCAGCTGGGCGCCTTCCAGAACCAGGACGACTCGCCGGCCTGCCCCAACTGCGGCGGCATCACGGTCCGCGCCGGAAGCTGCTACAGCTGCCCGAACTGCGGCTCGTCCACCGGCTGCGGCTGA